The following DNA comes from Deinococcus planocerae.
GGGAGCGTCGAGGCCGCCGCGAACACCGTCGCCGGCACCGCCCGCAGCATGGGCGTGACCATCGAGGGGGCTCCCCATGCCTAAGCACGGCAAGCGTTACCGGGCGATCCAGAGCAAGGTGGACCGCACCCGCCAGTACTCCATCGAAGAGGCCGCCACGCTCGTGAGGGACCTCGCCACCGCGAAGTTCGACGAGACGGTGGAGGTGCACTTCCGGCTGGGGATCGACCCCCGCAAGAGTGACCAGAACGTGCGCGGCACGGTCTCGCTGCCCCACGGCACGGGCCGCAGCGTGCGCGTCGCGGTGATCACGCGCGGTGACAACGTGGCCGCCGCCGAGGCTGCCGGGGCCGACGTGGTAGGCGCCGAGGACCTGATCGAGCGGATCGCGAACGGCTTCCTGGAATTCGACGCCGTGGTCGCGACGCCCGACGTGATGGCCCTCGTCGGCCAGCGCCTCGCGCGTCTGCTCGGGCCGCGCGGCCTGCTGCCCAACCCCAAGAGCGGGACGGTCGGCACCGACGTGGCGGGCATGGTGCGCGGGCTCAAGGCGGGACGCATCGAGTTCCGCAACGACAAGACCGGCGTCGTGCACGCGCCCATCGGGAAGGCGAGCTTCGAGTCGGGCAACCTCAGCGCGAACTACACGGCGCTCCTGAACGCGCTGGAGGCCGCCAAGCCCGGCGCCGCCAAGGGCGTGTACCTCCGCAGCGC
Coding sequences within:
- the rplA gene encoding 50S ribosomal protein L1, whose product is MPKHGKRYRAIQSKVDRTRQYSIEEAATLVRDLATAKFDETVEVHFRLGIDPRKSDQNVRGTVSLPHGTGRSVRVAVITRGDNVAAAEAAGADVVGAEDLIERIANGFLEFDAVVATPDVMALVGQRLARLLGPRGLLPNPKSGTVGTDVAGMVRGLKAGRIEFRNDKTGVVHAPIGKASFESGNLSANYTALLNALEAAKPGAAKGVYLRSAHLTTTMGPSIPLTLGSQA